In the genome of Vanacampus margaritifer isolate UIUO_Vmar chromosome 1, RoL_Vmar_1.0, whole genome shotgun sequence, one region contains:
- the LOC144061982 gene encoding uncharacterized protein LOC144061982, with the protein MDILRRSGYNLTTEKVIRTVFHPQKTSKIVDRAHSDVPLQRRQRELQLRVTLLRVSRIKVHQPVDPRKNIPKNLAGMKQAGSQTHSPLLRSQDREVPQQS; encoded by the exons atggatattcttcggaggagtgggtacaatctgaccacggagaaagtgattcggacagtatttcatccgcagaagacgtcgaag atcgtggatcgtgctcacagcgacgtcccactgcaaagacgacaaagagag ctgcagctcagagtgacgctcctcagagtgagcagaataaaggtccatcaaccagtggatccaagaaaaaac atccccaaaaatctggctggcatgaagcaggctggcagccaaacgcattcccctttactgcggagccaggaccgagaggtgccgcagcagagctga